A region of the Candidatus Woesearchaeota archaeon genome:
TCGGCATCTCTTTAGAAGCCCTTACTCCTTTAATGAAAAAAGTGGTCTCATTTCAGTGCCTATTAACCCTAAACGCATCCTTGATTTTCAACCAGTAATGGCTCGTCCTGATGTCGTGCCTCTTTCGCGATATTCATTTTTAGACCGTACACCTGAAAAACTTGGAGAGGCAACACAGTTATTAGTCCAGGCATATGATCACAAGCCACAGATTACGGAGATGATCGAAAGAAGAAAAGAAAAGGAAAATTCCTTTACGTTTATGGAATCTCAAGAAGCTATTCCCGAGGAGCTTTTTCCTCCGTGTATTCAAAAGTTATTACAGGGCCTTCCTGATGGTCGTAAGCGTGCTGTTTTTATTCTTGTTAATTTCCTCCAAAGCGTTGGATGGAGTTATGAAAAAATAGAACAACGGTTACTCGCATGGAACAAGTGCAATAATGAGCCATTGCGAGAGGTTGTTATCAAAGGCCAAATAAGGTATCATAAGGCAAACAAAAAAAAGATACTGCCGCCTAACTGCGATAATCCTGCATACTACACTGCTCTTGGCGTAAAATGCGAGGATCGTATCTGCACAAGGTGCAAGAATCCGGTAAATTATGCCAAACGAAGAATGTATCTTCAGGAGCAACCAAAGAAAAGAGGAAGAAAGAAGTCAACTGTCGATGAACCTAAACCGAATAATGATGTTCAAGAGTTGGAATAACATTGAACTATAGGAAAAGACATTAATTTTCGTAATAATTTGTATGTCTTTTCCTAATAAGCAAAGGACATAAAGTTACGGTTATTAGTGTCCTTTGCTATAGTGGATTAAAATGTTGAAATATTTATATAGGGCTAGTGTTTATTGACGTCTATGGATGTTATGTTGCAGGCCCAACGAAATGAGATCACTGAGTACCAGATCTATCACGCGTTAGCCAATAAAGTAAATGATTCTCATAATCGTAAGATCTTGGAGCGTATTGCAAAGGACGAACTCCGGCACTATCGCTTGTTAAAGAAATACACACATCAAGAGGTAAAACCAGATCGCTGGAGGGTAAACCAACACCTCTTGCTAGCATCCATTTTAGGAGTAACCTTTAGTTTACGATTTATGGAAAAAGGAGAAGTTTTTGCTCAGAAACTTTACCATACCCAGAAAACAGCGCCCTTTGATGTGCTGCTTCTGGATGAGCAGAAACATGAGAAGGCCTTGATAGGCATGCTCCACGATCAGAGAATTGCCTATGCTGGTTCTATTGTGTTGGGTTTAAATGATGCTTTAGTAGAACTTACCGGAGCACTTGCTGGCTTGAGTTTAGCCTTGGCAAATGGAAAGCTTGTTGCAATCATAGGTTCGATAACCGGATTTGCTGCAGCGCTTTCAATGGCAGCATCTGAGTACCTTTCCTCTAAAGAGGAAAAAGAAACTGAGAAAAAAGCGCTTACCGGAGCAATCTACACGGGTGTTGCTTATCTTGTGACCGTAGCCTTACTGATTTTGCCCTTTCTCTTGCTTACCAATGTCATGGCAGCTATGGTTATCATGCTTTCTACAACTATAGCTATTATCGCTTTCTACACCTTTTACATAGCAACGGCAAAAGGAACAAGGTTTTGGCCGAGATTTGTTGAAATGAGTGCAATTTCACTTGGTGTTGCCCTCATCAGCTTCTTTATTGGTTGGCTAGTGCGTGCGTATATTGGTGTAGATGTTTAATTATGGCAAAGAACATATAGCCCCGCCCGGATTCGAACCAGGGTCACAAGGTCCAGAGCCTTGTATGATTGGCCTCCTTGATTTGGCCGCTACACTACGGGGCTGTTCCTGAATCTTAAGGGTAGTTCATCTGCTTTTTAAAACTTTTTCTTATTTGATAGAAAGGTTTAAATAGAACGGCTCACTGTACAGTGTCAAATCTTAGCATAGAACTATGTATGAATTTATGTATGAATTGCCTATACGCGGGTAAGCGGGGGTTATATTATGGCTGGAGATGAAAAAAAGTTTTCACGACAATTGTTGGGAAAAACAGTAGTCAGTAAAAGTGGAAAAAGGTTTGGCGAAGTTGGTGATATTATCTTTGAAACACGCTCAGGAGAACTTATCCATCTTATTCTTTCAAATGCAACACCTTATACGGAAAAACTGGAACTTGAGAAAGACAGGGAAGGCCACATCCTTATCCCGTTCAGTGCAGTCATTGCCGTCGGTGATTTTCTCGTAGTTGCTGAGGAAGATATTATTTAGCCACTCTCTCTTTTTGATGTTTTCCTTGGTGTTTTTGTGTAAACAAAACCTATATAAAGCATTCGCTATTTACCCTTTGTATGGAATCTACCATCTGGACCGAGAAATATCGTCCAAGATTGTTTTCTCAGGTACGTGGACAAAAGGAAATCATTGCAAAGCTCGAAGCCTTTGTCAAACAGAAAAACTTGCCTCATTTGATGTTTGCTGGTAGTCCGGGTATTGGAAAAAGTACCTTAGCATTGGTTGTTGCACGCCAATTATTCGGTGAAACATGGCGGCAAAATTTCATTGAGTTGAATGCAAGTGACGAAAGAGGCATTGATGTCATTCGAAGTAAGGTAAAGGATTTTGCACGTACTAAAGCGATGGGTGATGTTCCGTTTAAGATCATTTTTCTTGATGAATGTGATGCCTTGACCAGAGAGGCTCAGCAGGCATTGCGAAGAACCATGGAGAATTATACGACAACAACGCGTTTTATTCTTTCAGCAAACTATTCCAGTAAGATCATTGAACCCATCCAAAGCCGTTGTACGGTTTTTCGTTTTAAGCCTCTTGAAAAGAAAGAAATTTTTCACCTTATCGATCATATAGCAAAAGAGGAGCATCTCAAGATTGATGAGGCAACAAAAGAAGCGCTCTTTCTGGTTACTGAAGGAGATTGTCGACGAATGGAGAATATTTTGCAGAGCTGTGCTGCAGTTGCCCAACATATTACCGAAGAGATGATCTACTCATTAGCATCAGTGGCAAAGCCTAAAGAGCTCAAGCAAGTTCTTGATCTTGCCTTGGCCAACAAATTTATCGAGGCAAGGACAAAGCTTCTGGATGTGATGCTCAAGTACGGTTTGTCTGGTACTGATATCATTAAACAGATCCAACGTGAGGTCTGGAACTTGGCAATTGATGGTAGAACTATGGTTACGCTGATAGATAAGTGTGGCGATATTGAGTTTAGGATGACTGAGGGTTCTGACGAGTATGTACAGCTTGAGGCATTACTCGCTCATGTTGCCTTACTCGGTTCTGAAAATGCTGAGAAAGAAAAGGCAAAGTAATGAAATTACCTGAAACTCCACCTCAACCTGGGGGAACATACTCTTTTCATTGGGATGCTTATCATGATAAGGCACGTCCTGATGCCAATAGTTCGATGTCAGGAGTTGGTGATTTGAGTGTCCTTTGTGATCAAAGAGGACATCGATTTGTTTACGATCCTGTAAATGGATATGCACGTCTAACAGATTTGAAGGGAAAATCCTCTCTGGCTGACCACGAGAAACTAGAATTAACTCTTGATATAATCTGTCGGGAAGAACCTCACTAGTAAACGTAAAAAAAGAAATCACTGTTCTCTTAACTATCGATATGCTTAACCATTAATTCCTGGACAATGTGTTGATTATAGTCGTAGGTAAGCCCAATGTTGACCTGTTTTTCATAATCACCGAGATCATCTATCTCCTGATTGCAGGTAATTGAGCGCTCTCCGCTATATAATTGGAAGTCTCCTTCATAGCCACTGCCAACTGCTCTTCCATTCCTGAGACCACTACATTTGAGGTCTCCGTCACTTAAGCCAGTATCTATGGTTACATGGATCCAATCTCGTTTGCTGTAGCTTTCATCACAGGAGCTGCCAGTTTGATGGGGAGATCCTTCTCCTGCATGGGTAACGGTAAATATAAAACTCACTTTATTCTTGCTTGCTACATTTTCTCTAAACGCACTGACCTTTACCGGAGCACCAGAACTTTCTGCGATCTTTTCTTCGTTTGGATTACAGAATGCAGCAGCCTTTGTCGTTCCTAAAAGATCCTCAAGCACACAGATCTTTGAGTTTGCAAAAGTACCATAACTGTAGCATGCATCTGCTTTGATATTGAAGGTAACCTGGCCGCTGACATTTCCCTGATACTGGAGGTCGTCAAAGTTAAAATTAAGAATACTTCCTGGAATAATATTGCCTTCAACATCTTTATGTCTGCCACGCATATCCTCTTCGCTGCTTGTATTTAAGTCATCCTGAGTTTTTCCAAAATCGCTTGGATCTATGCCGGTAATTTGTATGTTCACTTTTTCGATAGGAACGTCAAATTCACCCATATTCTCAACACGGAGATTAATACCAAACGGGAAATCGTGATCAAAAACCTCTTGTGGAGGAGCTCCTTCAAGGAAATTCATATCAAGACCTTCACTGCCTCCGATAAATGAGCCCAATACCTGGTTATTATTATCCTCTTGGGTGGTACATCCAACAAGTAAAATAAGAAGACTCAACAATGCAATAATGATAGATCTGGATACCATTCTCGATACCATGGTAAAAATCCTCCTCTTTTGTTCTCAAGAGATGGGGTGTTGCCTCTATATAAATCTTTTGCTTTACTTAACTCATCCGGGTTAACTCAGTGTTGATAATGCGGATATCTTTTTTGATAGAGTCCATATACCCATATTCTAGGCGAACATTCAGCGCAGTGGTGAAGGCAGCAGTATTACCTTCACCCAAATAAAATTTACAGTAAATGATACCTTCGCCATCGACGAGCGTGAGCGGAGAAGCCGGTTGGCAGGGACTCATAGGCGTTATTAGCGTACCAAGTCTTATATCATCATAATAATAATGGACTTTATCCAATCCTTGGTACTTGAGCTCAAAGGGGCATGTTCCTGTAATCGGTGAAACACCACTCGATCTCCGTACACTGCCCACGTCAACAACTCGGCCGGTACCTACATTTTTAATTTTGATCTTTACTAACGTTGAACCTTGAAATGAGTCAACAGAAATACCGGTTACTGCAACCGGAGCTCCTTGGCCTCCAGTGGTTGCAACATCCTTAACCTTACATGCCTCATTCTCCATGATCTTTGTTGGATCCGGATCAACACAGAGCGAAATACTGGCATCCGTAGCATATTTGTAGCATGCAGTTGCCACAATTGTTGGTTTGTATTCGTCAATTTTTCCAAGGACCATACCCCCCGTGGTGTAAAATTTATCGCAAATACTGTATCCGCCTTCAGGATTGAATAGGCTCTTTCCTTCGAGTTGCCCATTATTGAGACAACTAAAGATATCGCTACTTGTCGTGAACAGAGGAATGAGTATGGGATCAAATCCCGAGAGATAAAGAATGCCATCATCAGGAGTTCGAATAGGTTCAGTCCCTTTATTTCGCACTTCAATCATGAATTGGAGATCTTGATCACTAAAGATGTTAGCAGGTGGATTGTCCTTCACGAATCGTAAGTCCAGTCCGACACTGCCGGTATGCACATCATACGTACGCTTATCATCCTCGTTTCCTTTGCGCTTAAAGGCAGTACATCCGGTAAGACTAATAATCATAATGATCAGGAGAAGATACATGAACATCACTCTTTTTTTCTTATTCATGGCCGTGCCTTTTTTTGCTTTTTGGTTATTTGCTGTCTTTAAGACGGTTATGAGTATATAAGGATTTCGATTCGTGATGTGGTTTGCCAGTCCATAAAGAAACCAGAATCCATTTTATTTTTTATTAGTAGACATTACTTTAAGTTTACTTTAACTTACTTTTTTGACTTAAATGAGCTAGTGAAGTTTAAGTATGTTCGAAAAATAGGCTCGTATAGGGGAGCGTATTACATGATGGAGGAGAAGAAGTAAACTACGAATCTCCAGAAAATAAAACAAGCTGAGATTCTGTACGTTAGGATGAGGGCTCGCAGCAGATAATGTTTGCTGGGCCAGGACAGAGTCCGGTAAAGAATGGTGGGCTACAGGTACTCTCATCGATACATTGATAACTACTCCCTTTTTGCTCTTCACACAAACTCTTTTCCTTGCTGCAACAAACTTCATCAGTAGTTGGGCAGGTCTTTCCCGTAATTTCTGTGCCATACGCCTTTGCACACACGTTAATATCTTTTTTTTGACAGTATCCGTCAGGAGGCTGGCAAGTCGTACCACTTTCAGGAGGGTTTTCATCAGGGTTTTGCTCTGGAGGTTGATCTGGGATCCATGTTGGTTTATGTTTTGCTTTTATTGTTAGCTCTATCTCTTCAGAAACATACCCGTAGGAGAGTGTTATGGAAAGTGGCGTGACAAAACTTCCCTGATCCTTACGGATGGTCTTGGTACAGTAGGCCTTGGAGGTTGTCGGATCATCATAGGATTGAATGATGTTTGTGCAGTCGATAATCTCGCCAGAAAGCTCTATGGTTGCCTGTACCTTGTCAAGCCCAGTTCTCGGAGCAATCGTCGTACAGGCGCTCGCGTACTGGTCAATACCGGTTACGAGGCCCTTACCTTCATTCTTAAAGTGAACGACGAATTGTGCCTCAAACTCATTAGGATTTCCTGTGCTTACGATGGTTTCTTCAACCTTAGTTACGGCCACCGGTGCGCCCTGCCCTCCAGAGATAGCAACATCCTTGACTTGGCATGTTGCCTTATCCTTGTTGGCATAGTCATACATAAATGGATCGATGCAAACCTCCACACTTCCTTGCGTGGTGTATGGATAACAGACCTTTGCCTTGAAGAGAAAATCCTTCTCGACATCAGTCGGAATGCCTGTATTTCGAACGTCAAAAATTTCAAGCTGATAGCCCTCGGTCTGACTAAAGCGATCCTTGCCTTTAACATTGATTATGGTGTTTTTCATGGTTTGTTGTTGGACAATTTCCATGTAATCAGAGAAACGCATAAGGGCAATAGAGCCATTGGTTACCTCGGTGTAGCCTCTGTTGCTAATCTCAATACCTATCTGAAAAGGAGTAGGCTCTTCTGGCGTTCCTGCCCATATTTCTCTGGGAGTGATCTCATCCAGAAATGTGATGACTAAACCATCCCTTCCTGTCTTTTGCTCGAGTACTCTAATACTCGTATCGCCTTGGTTATCACGCTTTAGCCGCTGACAGCCAACAACGAGGAGGACTATGAAAACTACGGTGAGGAGTAACAACATCTGAACTCTTCTTTTTTTCTTCATTCCTGACGACGTCTTCATGATGGTTATACGTTTATTATCCAAACCAGATTAGCTAAAGCTTGGCATTTCTTTGGTGCTGAAGTCTTCATAATAATACATGACGCGTGCAACATGGGTACCTACTTCCTTTACTTTATTCTTACGCATGGAATCATCCCATGCTTTTGTTTTACCACTAGAGGTAGTGAAGGTTCCGCTATAGCCAGGAAACTGAAGCAAAAATTCTGGTGTAATCTCATGGTAGACTCGATCCCAGGTCGGATCTGCTTCACGTGTTTCAAGAATTGCCGTGGTAATAACTTTTTCACCAATATTGTAGGCAGCTACTGCAAATTTATCCTGGTCTTTGTAGCCTACGTAACTCTTTCGCAATTTTGCAAGATAATTAACGGTTGCCTGGATGCTTCGATGGGGTACTGCTCGATTGTCTCGTCCCTTGACAAGCTCACATTGCTCATCGCAAGGCTCGCATGCTCCTCCACAACCCCTACTACTATCGTCACTCCTTGCACAGAGAAGATACGGTGCTTTTTGATATTCACATGCAGTACTATAACAGAACTGTCCTAAGCCATAACAGCCTGTTGGCGAGCCTGCTTTGTAATTAAAGGCGGATTCCTGCGCAATTAGCCCAGCGACTAAATCAGCACCTTTTTTTTCACTGGCATAACTTCCATCTTGAGAGACATAATCAAGGATGAGGTCGTAGTACACTCTATTGTCAGCAGTAGGATCTTGCGTTGTTATTGCTCGTTCCCACATACTCCCAGAGGCTGGAATGCCAATGGTTGCTTTTTCGGTGTCATAGAGCTCGGCATCAGGAACATCATGGGCAACAATACTGGCAGAGGATTCTACTTCATAATCATAGCTAAGCGAAACATCAATAATTTCGCTGTTTAAATTATTCTGGTTTGCTAAAGCAGGTTGTCCTTGGACTTCCAGCGTACAGTAATCTAATGATTTCTGTTTCCCGTATGCTATCTCTTCGAGACTTTTCTGGCTATACCGTTGCAATGATTCTTTCTTCATAGGGTAGGTGCATGTTTTTTGTTGGCAGATTTTGCTTGCTGGATCTAAGAGCTGGCAGTTTGTCGCTGGTACAAGCCATGATGGGATGGTAACACTGCCTGAGGTAAGGGCAAGAAGCTTTCCATTCGGAACCATATTCTCCACAGCAATCTTGAGCTTTACCAAGGTACTGTTTTTTACACCAACGACTACCCGTGGATCAGGAACAACAATGAGCTTGATAAAGCCAGGATCTGATTTTGATTCTACCTTTCCTTTTTTGTAATCATTTTCAATAACTCCGGGAAATAATTGTTGGTATTTGTAAACCTCAGCAGCAACAAGATCCTCTTCTGTTTGATGCCGGGTAATACGTTTGTTGTACTCTTCTTCAGCGGTATTAAATTCAGGATCAGTTGTAAAACGTGTTTTCCACTCATCCAAGGCAGTTTGCTCAATAAAATAAAGCACGTATTTACTCTCCACCTTGAGTTGTCCGTCAGTCATGCGTGCATTGAAGGTAAGTTTATTAGCCCCATTTTCGAGACCAAGAGTTTGTTTCGGAAAGGTACAAATAACTACGGTGTTCTCCTTAGTTGCTGGTGGATTAGTGAATCCTTTTGGTACGGAGACCTGCCATTCGGTGGGGTCGGCAAAAGGAGTATTTTCAGTATAGATATCCTCAACCTTACAACCAAAGCTGAAGAGCACATCTTGCGTAACGCTCACGACCGGATGGAAATCAACAAACACCGGATCTCCCTGGTAGACATCTATCGAGTAGCGAGGTGCAATAATGTCGACGGTAACTGCTTCTTCTTTTGTGGTGTCAATACCTCCGCTCAGTAACGGCTCTTGGCTTTTATTTTCCTTAGGCGGTTTGCCAAAGTTTTCGCATGCAGTGGCGTCTGCAGAAAAAAGTCCGCCAATACAGGAAACAGTGCTGCTCCAGAACAAACCAAGCTGGCTCTTGCTTACGGTTCCTTGGGCAATGAGCTGTTGTTGTTCATCA
Encoded here:
- a CDS encoding transglycosylase SLT domain-containing protein, producing MDDPNVVTKRRVLGDDNTTELTARARAKLDDHAAFDADLRRAAQGGTLSAEDSRGIARAMAAEARAQESPPSSKVTVNKSELIVGLSEVITTDHQIPEADVREIVRAVENALPEETSHEELQRVLGQILEEYKQWKAKQIKNGLEIQRRLATHLGGDVAAAQRMHETGMGYYGARDVGKAAYATGKFAARAVAERSRAYAQEKVEYARQKHLSIQAFGHLLKTAASAESSFSDKRMAFAGMGSMIKDAFQRNKQEEEQEKSLLQQQLALIQEQREALRNSTNPEDKLKEIELLTRQQHVEDEIKKKDEERSDEENKEKTEKKENWKGRGKTAWGGIKGGFGLAKSGITGAVRSFGLFVVIALVVHLLNVTIFLYSPVINLIFALLLFFYFYQRDFKSIPFIIVGFLLSTFYIQSLLSNLVKGIEANIFIAPIYAFPWLWAWYIIIDALYRDTVLKDKENPSTKIWATYMFAYVVFLLFTPGFQGAFQGWMGNVDLPDEQQQLIAQGTVSKSQLGLFWSSTVSCIGGLFSADATACENFGKPPKENKSQEPLLSGGIDTTKEEAVTVDIIAPRYSIDVYQGDPVFVDFHPVVSVTQDVLFSFGCKVEDIYTENTPFADPTEWQVSVPKGFTNPPATKENTVVICTFPKQTLGLENGANKLTFNARMTDGQLKVESKYVLYFIEQTALDEWKTRFTTDPEFNTAEEEYNKRITRHQTEEDLVAAEVYKYQQLFPGVIENDYKKGKVESKSDPGFIKLIVVPDPRVVVGVKNSTLVKLKIAVENMVPNGKLLALTSGSVTIPSWLVPATNCQLLDPASKICQQKTCTYPMKKESLQRYSQKSLEEIAYGKQKSLDYCTLEVQGQPALANQNNLNSEIIDVSLSYDYEVESSASIVAHDVPDAELYDTEKATIGIPASGSMWERAITTQDPTADNRVYYDLILDYVSQDGSYASEKKGADLVAGLIAQESAFNYKAGSPTGCYGLGQFCYSTACEYQKAPYLLCARSDDSSRGCGGACEPCDEQCELVKGRDNRAVPHRSIQATVNYLAKLRKSYVGYKDQDKFAVAAYNIGEKVITTAILETREADPTWDRVYHEITPEFLLQFPGYSGTFTTSSGKTKAWDDSMRKNKVKEVGTHVARVMYYYEDFSTKEMPSFS
- a CDS encoding PRC-barrel domain-containing protein; translation: MAGDEKKFSRQLLGKTVVSKSGKRFGEVGDIIFETRSGELIHLILSNATPYTEKLELEKDREGHILIPFSAVIAVGDFLVVAEEDII
- a CDS encoding VIT1/CCC1 transporter family protein; the encoded protein is MDVMLQAQRNEITEYQIYHALANKVNDSHNRKILERIAKDELRHYRLLKKYTHQEVKPDRWRVNQHLLLASILGVTFSLRFMEKGEVFAQKLYHTQKTAPFDVLLLDEQKHEKALIGMLHDQRIAYAGSIVLGLNDALVELTGALAGLSLALANGKLVAIIGSITGFAAALSMAASEYLSSKEEKETEKKALTGAIYTGVAYLVTVALLILPFLLLTNVMAAMVIMLSTTIAIIAFYTFYIATAKGTRFWPRFVEMSAISLGVALISFFIGWLVRAYIGVDV
- a CDS encoding replication factor C small subunit, which codes for MESTIWTEKYRPRLFSQVRGQKEIIAKLEAFVKQKNLPHLMFAGSPGIGKSTLALVVARQLFGETWRQNFIELNASDERGIDVIRSKVKDFARTKAMGDVPFKIIFLDECDALTREAQQALRRTMENYTTTTRFILSANYSSKIIEPIQSRCTVFRFKPLEKKEIFHLIDHIAKEEHLKIDEATKEALFLVTEGDCRRMENILQSCAAVAQHITEEMIYSLASVAKPKELKQVLDLALANKFIEARTKLLDVMLKYGLSGTDIIKQIQREVWNLAIDGRTMVTLIDKCGDIEFRMTEGSDEYVQLEALLAHVALLGSENAEKEKAK